A stretch of the Blastocatellia bacterium genome encodes the following:
- a CDS encoding von Willebrand factor type A domain-containing protein, with protein sequence MSKIFFRVFLITLISSTLIISFPQLPTSQAVIQENQTQKEVFGSISGVITDEAGAVIPGATVTIRNIETGAEISVTTDENGEYIFPNLPIGIYEVKVTADGFNSTYRQNIALSKTLKTKLNLVLSVGSTADIVEVTGQTVTIERSTSQLSATYSARDVADLPINKQNTEGYKNYGVNPWTNSEKDRFSTFAIDVDTGSYTIARRKLNEGVLPPKDSVRVEEFINYFKYQYPNPVTKHPFSLTMEASTSPFDANRYLLRIGLKGREVTLADRPPTHLTFLVDNSGSMASDDKLGMVKQSLKMLVKHLKDHDTVAITTYAGGVNLVLSPTPISQKSVILSAIDELESGGGTAMEAGIDLAYKQAHASFAPNSINRIIICSDGDANIGKTSHQEILEQIQEYVKEGITVSTIGFGMGNYKDTMMEQFANKGNGNYYYIDNIAQAKRIFVEQLNGTLQVIAKDVKIQVEFNPKTVAKYRLVGYENRDIADEDFRNDKVDAGEIGAGHTVTAIYEVQLKKQPSSNVATVRLRYKTPDAKEETPAEEVAATYDLARLKQNFDQTSEDFRFSIAVTALAEVLRESPEAKNWSLEKISTIAQSSTQKNNPEREEFLGMVKKALELSPKVASIPIKR encoded by the coding sequence ATGAGTAAAATATTTTTTCGTGTTTTTTTAATAACACTAATTTCTTCAACGTTAATTATTTCTTTTCCCCAACTTCCTACTTCTCAAGCAGTTATCCAGGAAAACCAAACTCAAAAAGAAGTTTTTGGTAGCATTAGCGGTGTAATTACAGATGAAGCAGGAGCAGTTATTCCAGGTGCAACAGTTACAATAAGAAATATTGAAACAGGTGCAGAAATATCTGTAACAACAGATGAGAATGGCGAATATATATTTCCAAATTTGCCAATAGGCATTTATGAAGTTAAAGTGACTGCTGATGGGTTTAATTCAACCTATCGTCAAAATATCGCTCTTTCTAAAACCTTAAAAACAAAATTAAATCTTGTACTTAGTGTAGGTAGTACAGCCGATATAGTAGAAGTAACAGGACAAACTGTTACAATTGAAAGAAGTACATCCCAACTATCCGCTACTTATAGTGCTAGAGATGTAGCAGATCTTCCTATAAATAAACAAAACACAGAAGGCTACAAAAATTATGGAGTCAATCCTTGGACAAATAGCGAAAAAGACCGCTTTTCAACCTTTGCAATTGATGTTGATACAGGCTCTTACACAATTGCACGTCGCAAATTAAATGAAGGTGTACTCCCTCCAAAAGACTCTGTTAGAGTTGAGGAATTTATTAATTATTTTAAGTACCAATACCCTAACCCAGTAACTAAACATCCATTTTCTTTAACTATGGAAGCTAGCACATCTCCTTTTGATGCTAATCGCTATTTGCTAAGAATTGGTCTAAAAGGGCGTGAAGTAACACTAGCAGATCGTCCACCCACACATTTAACTTTTCTAGTTGATAATAGTGGGTCAATGGCTTCTGATGATAAATTAGGAATGGTTAAACAAAGCCTAAAAATGTTGGTTAAACACTTAAAAGATCACGATACAGTAGCAATTACAACTTATGCTGGTGGAGTAAATTTAGTTTTATCTCCAACTCCAATAAGTCAAAAAAGCGTTATTTTATCGGCAATTGATGAGTTAGAATCAGGCGGCGGGACAGCAATGGAAGCCGGAATTGACCTAGCCTATAAGCAAGCTCACGCTTCTTTTGCACCTAATAGTATTAATAGAATTATTATTTGCTCGGATGGAGATGCTAATATTGGTAAAACTAGCCATCAGGAGATTTTGGAGCAAATACAAGAATATGTAAAAGAAGGAATTACCGTTAGCACAATAGGTTTTGGAATGGGTAACTATAAAGATACGATGATGGAACAATTTGCTAACAAAGGTAATGGCAATTACTATTACATAGATAACATTGCGCAAGCAAAAAGAATTTTTGTTGAGCAATTAAACGGAACACTTCAAGTAATAGCAAAAGATGTCAAAATTCAAGTTGAATTTAACCCAAAAACTGTAGCTAAATATCGTCTGGTTGGTTATGAAAACCGTGATATTGCTGATGAAGATTTCCGTAATGATAAAGTTGATGCTGGTGAAATAGGTGCTGGTCATACAGTTACAGCAATTTATGAAGTCCAGCTAAAAAAACAGCCTTCAAGCAATGTTGCTACTGTTAGACTACGCTATAAAACACCTGATGCTAAAGAAGAAACTCCTGCCGAAGAAGTTGCAGCAACTTATGATTTAGCTAGATTAAAACAAAACTTTGATCAAACATCTGAAGATTTTCGATTTTCTATTGCAGTTACTGCACTTGCAGAAGTTTTACGTGAAAGCCCAGAAGCAAAAAATTGGTCGTTAGAAAAAATTTCAACTATTGCTCAATCTAGCACACAAAAAAATAACCCTGAAAGAGAAGAATTTCTTGGGATGGTGAAAAAAGCTTTAGAATTAAGCCCTAAAGTAGCAAGCATACCTATTAAACGATAA
- the ndk gene encoding nucleoside-diphosphate kinase, protein MSDLTFGIIKPDAVAANNAGNIIQRVLDSGFKVRGLKLLHLSEKQAEGFYAVHSERPFFRSLVQFMTSGPVVVMALEKENAVPEWRALMGPTNSKEAPAGTLRGDFGTDIERNAVHGSDSKENAAIEVSYFFNRLELV, encoded by the coding sequence ATGAGCGATTTAACTTTTGGCATTATCAAACCAGACGCAGTAGCAGCTAACAATGCTGGCAACATTATCCAACGTGTTTTGGATTCTGGTTTTAAGGTTCGCGGACTTAAGCTTTTACATTTATCTGAAAAACAAGCTGAAGGCTTTTATGCAGTTCATAGCGAAAGACCTTTTTTCCGTAGTTTAGTTCAATTTATGACTAGCGGCCCGGTTGTTGTAATGGCATTAGAAAAAGAAAATGCTGTTCCAGAATGGCGTGCGCTTATGGGGCCAACCAACTCTAAAGAAGCTCCTGCCGGTACACTGCGCGGTGATTTTGGAACAGATATTGAGCGCAACGCTGTTCATGGCTCGGATTCAAAAGAAAATGCTGCTATTGAAGTTTCTTACTTCTTTAACCGCCTTGAACTTGTCTAA
- the sucD gene encoding succinate--CoA ligase subunit alpha, translated as MTILVDNSTRLLVQGITGKEGTFHTQQMKAYGTNVVAGVTPGKGGTTHEDIPVFNTVADAVKETGANASVIYVPPPFAADAIMEATDAGVELVVCITEGIPTLDMLKAFHYVKAHGVKLIGPNCPGVISPGKCKIGIMPGHIHKEGRVGVISRSGTLTYEAVHQLTMLGLGQSTCVGIGGDPIIGTVYLDLLQLFEADPNTDAVVMIGEIGGSAEEEAAIFVKEKMTKPVIGFIAGQTAPPGRRMGHAGAIISGGKGTAAEKMKMMSEAGIYVVSSPADIGAKVQEALQK; from the coding sequence GTGACTATTTTAGTGGATAATTCTACCCGTTTGCTTGTTCAAGGAATTACAGGTAAAGAAGGGACATTTCACACTCAACAAATGAAAGCTTATGGCACTAATGTTGTTGCTGGTGTTACGCCTGGAAAAGGTGGAACAACACATGAAGACATCCCTGTTTTTAATACTGTTGCTGATGCGGTAAAAGAAACCGGAGCAAATGCTAGTGTTATTTATGTCCCTCCTCCATTTGCTGCTGATGCAATTATGGAAGCAACCGATGCTGGAGTTGAATTAGTTGTTTGTATTACTGAAGGCATACCTACATTGGATATGCTTAAGGCATTTCATTATGTCAAAGCGCATGGCGTAAAATTAATCGGCCCAAATTGCCCTGGGGTAATTTCACCAGGTAAATGTAAAATTGGAATTATGCCAGGCCATATTCACAAAGAAGGCCGAGTAGGTGTAATTTCTCGTAGTGGAACACTTACCTATGAAGCGGTTCATCAACTAACAATGCTTGGCTTAGGGCAATCTACCTGCGTTGGAATTGGTGGAGATCCAATTATTGGAACGGTTTACTTAGATTTACTCCAACTTTTTGAAGCAGACCCAAACACAGATGCAGTTGTAATGATTGGTGAAATTGGTGGAAGTGCTGAAGAAGAAGCAGCCATATTTGTAAAAGAGAAAATGACTAAGCCTGTAATAGGCTTTATTGCTGGTCAAACTGCTCCTCCGGGCCGAAGGATGGGACATGCTGGAGCAATTATCTCAGGTGGCAAGGGTACTGCGGCAGAGAAAATGAAAATGATGTCTGAAGCAGGTATTTATGTAGTAAGTAGCCCGGCTGACATTGGTGCAAAGGTACAAGAAGCACTACAAAAATAA
- a CDS encoding AAA family ATPase, translated as MSNDSLVLPNLTTEYLYDADKVSERFVGRSEELAKLNNWLTLSFAGQGKPIFIIGDPGIGKTELVNQFFAKLPEQEQVVIDGRYFDVGSSAPYKIFIDGLYRTKSLLEKQYPNNAALQAFENHLKEITSISFTLSLDTNTEATKYYNFELLAKSYLLLSQIIPVVFFLDDLQWGDELSLEFIAYLIRSMQSKPFFLVCTIREYELSIEGNPLRTWLRRMSRYNAYEQIKLRSLSETDTENLINRIFPQHNFPENVTSKLHQETGGNPYYLIEVVKQLIEDKKIRWTGKLWEVDNLSEVQLPTSLIDLIELQLSRLSKNVLSIFQQAAVIGEEFSFDLLQQTTEITEQELVLAIEEGLRQFLIHEEPPSILNNSEKYTFCYNTTRKVLYEKSSLRQRRIIHNKTAKILENTNAVDHNAGSIAYHYLQANELAQAFHWSVEAAAMACNKFAFDRAKTFFSWASKALELLKNQSQNPSAESQIKYFYIYGQFYTAMAEYETARDLLKKAQTICQETKTTIKEAEVLISLGNCLKNDSLLNEALESYQEALRLAKENLKLKWLAASAIANCEIELNHPENALPLLKTVLDTLKELIKQTTDTEKESLEKL; from the coding sequence ATGAGCAATGATTCATTAGTTTTGCCAAATCTAACAACTGAGTATCTCTATGATGCTGATAAAGTCTCAGAACGTTTTGTAGGCCGTTCAGAAGAGTTAGCTAAGCTTAACAACTGGTTAACACTATCTTTTGCTGGTCAAGGCAAACCTATCTTTATTATTGGAGATCCTGGAATTGGCAAAACAGAATTGGTTAATCAGTTTTTTGCAAAACTTCCAGAACAAGAACAAGTTGTTATTGATGGCAGGTATTTTGACGTAGGTAGTAGCGCACCTTATAAAATTTTTATTGATGGACTTTATAGAACTAAATCCTTACTAGAAAAACAATATCCAAATAATGCAGCCTTACAAGCTTTTGAAAATCACTTAAAAGAAATTACCAGTATTTCTTTTACTCTATCGTTAGATACTAATACTGAAGCGACTAAATATTATAATTTTGAACTGCTTGCTAAAAGTTATTTGTTGTTATCACAAATAATTCCTGTAGTGTTTTTTCTAGATGATCTTCAATGGGGAGATGAGTTAAGTTTAGAGTTTATTGCCTATTTAATCCGGTCAATGCAAAGCAAACCTTTCTTTTTAGTTTGCACTATTAGAGAGTATGAACTTTCAATAGAAGGAAATCCTCTTCGTACCTGGCTAAGGCGAATGAGTAGATATAATGCTTATGAGCAAATAAAGTTACGTTCTCTTTCTGAAACCGATACAGAAAATTTAATTAATCGTATTTTCCCACAACATAATTTCCCAGAAAATGTTACTAGCAAACTGCACCAAGAAACTGGCGGTAATCCATATTACTTAATTGAAGTAGTTAAACAATTAATTGAAGATAAAAAAATTCGTTGGACTGGAAAGCTCTGGGAAGTAGATAATTTAAGTGAAGTTCAACTACCTACTTCATTGATAGATTTAATAGAACTTCAACTTTCTAGGCTTTCTAAAAATGTTTTAAGTATTTTTCAACAAGCCGCAGTAATTGGAGAGGAATTTTCTTTTGATCTTCTTCAACAAACGACAGAAATTACAGAACAAGAACTTGTTTTAGCTATTGAAGAAGGTTTAAGACAATTTCTTATTCATGAAGAACCTCCATCTATCTTAAATAATTCTGAAAAATATACATTTTGTTATAACACTACACGCAAAGTTTTATATGAAAAATCTTCTCTAAGGCAACGCAGAATAATACATAATAAAACAGCTAAGATTTTAGAAAACACCAATGCTGTAGATCATAATGCTGGTAGTATTGCTTATCATTATTTGCAAGCAAATGAACTTGCTCAAGCTTTTCATTGGTCAGTAGAAGCAGCAGCAATGGCTTGTAATAAATTTGCTTTTGACAGAGCAAAAACCTTTTTTAGTTGGGCAAGCAAGGCTTTAGAACTATTAAAAAATCAATCTCAAAACCCCTCTGCTGAATCACAAATAAAATATTTTTATATTTATGGACAGTTTTATACAGCAATGGCAGAGTATGAGACAGCTAGAGATTTGCTTAAAAAAGCTCAAACTATTTGCCAAGAAACTAAAACAACAATTAAAGAAGCTGAAGTATTAATCTCTTTAGGAAATTGCTTAAAAAATGATTCTTTATTAAATGAAGCTTTAGAAAGTTATCAAGAAGCTTTACGTTTAGCAAAAGAAAACTTAAAACTTAAATGGCTAGCAGCATCAGCAATAGCTAATTGTGAAATAGAGTTAAATCACCCTGAAAACGCGCTCCCCTTACTAAAAACTGTATTAGATACACTTAAAGAATTAATTAAACAAACTACAGATACAGAAAAAGAATCATTAGAAAAGCTTTAG
- a CDS encoding Uma2 family endonuclease — MTTLVKQPLKEDIVYPESDGKPMSENTKQYEWIVTIKENLEALIPNAFIAADLFWYPVQNRPRIVQAPDVMVAIGRPKGHRGSYKQWEEGNIAPQVVFEILSPSNSGIEILRKLEFYRQYGVGEYYVYDPETEGLFGYTRLNDSLQAVENISGWVSLILGIRFEPSPDGLAIYYPDGRRFLTFQELLSQAENERQRAENERQRAENEHQRAEDERQRAEKLAAKLREMGIDPTQI; from the coding sequence ATGACAACTTTAGTAAAACAACCCTTAAAGGAGGATATTGTTTATCCAGAAAGCGATGGTAAGCCAATGTCAGAAAATACTAAACAGTATGAATGGATCGTAACGATCAAAGAAAACTTAGAAGCATTGATACCAAATGCTTTTATTGCTGCTGATCTTTTTTGGTATCCAGTACAAAACCGACCTAGAATTGTTCAAGCACCTGATGTGATGGTAGCGATAGGTCGTCCAAAAGGTCATCGCGGCTCTTATAAACAATGGGAAGAAGGAAATATTGCTCCTCAAGTTGTTTTTGAAATTCTTTCCCCAAGTAATAGTGGTATCGAAATATTACGTAAATTAGAATTTTATCGCCAATACGGAGTAGGTGAATATTATGTCTATGATCCAGAAACAGAAGGGCTTTTTGGGTACACTAGATTAAATGACTCATTACAAGCTGTTGAAAATATATCTGGGTGGGTTAGTTTAATCCTTGGTATTAGGTTTGAGCCTAGCCCAGACGGATTAGCAATTTATTATCCAGATGGAAGAAGGTTTCTTACTTTTCAAGAACTACTAAGCCAAGCAGAAAATGAGCGACAACGAGCAGAAAACGAGCGACAACGAGCAGAAAATGAACATCAGCGAGCGGAAGACGAACGACAACGAGCAGAAAAACTAGCTGCAAAACTACGCGAAATGGGAATTGATCCAACGCAAATTTAA